From the genome of Arthrobacter alpinus, one region includes:
- a CDS encoding ubiquinol-cytochrome c reductase iron-sulfur subunit produces MGNHSDGSPTSSDAVAKAGHKEVDKFQDPGLPPHRLRLADTDPKAAKRAERQVAILFGISIVGTLLFFFAYFGIRLDETIATLRMQNLFLGLGVTFAMLGIGVGIVHWARALMPDHEVSEERHELRTEEDRLAALAIVDDIVEETGIKRRPLIRNTLIGAMALAPLPAIAIFRDLGPLPGNTLRHTLWKEGERLARDPDGTPIKASDVTIGSAFHVIPESLNKLEAGKLNEKAKAVVLLMRLNPEDLNPSKGREDWAYNGIVAYSKICTHVGCPVALYEQQTHHLLCPCHQSTFDLTQECKVIFGPAVRPLPQLPITVDSEGYLVAQSDFHEPVGPSFWERG; encoded by the coding sequence ATGGGCAACCATAGTGACGGCTCGCCGACAAGCTCGGACGCCGTAGCTAAGGCTGGTCACAAAGAGGTGGATAAGTTCCAGGACCCGGGACTTCCTCCACATCGTTTGCGACTAGCTGACACGGACCCCAAGGCAGCAAAGCGAGCCGAGCGCCAGGTGGCAATTCTGTTTGGAATTTCCATCGTTGGCACCTTGCTTTTCTTCTTTGCCTACTTTGGCATCCGCCTAGATGAAACCATCGCCACGTTGCGGATGCAGAACCTATTCCTTGGACTGGGAGTCACCTTTGCCATGTTGGGCATAGGCGTTGGAATCGTGCACTGGGCCCGCGCCCTGATGCCCGACCACGAGGTCTCCGAGGAACGTCACGAGCTGCGCACTGAGGAAGACCGCTTGGCCGCCTTGGCGATCGTCGATGACATCGTCGAAGAGACCGGCATCAAGCGTCGCCCGCTGATCCGTAATACCCTCATCGGAGCGATGGCCCTGGCACCCTTGCCGGCCATCGCCATCTTCCGTGACCTGGGACCGCTGCCGGGCAACACCCTGCGGCACACCTTGTGGAAAGAGGGCGAGCGTCTTGCCCGCGATCCCGATGGCACACCCATCAAGGCTTCCGATGTCACCATCGGTTCGGCGTTCCACGTCATTCCTGAGTCGCTGAATAAGCTTGAGGCTGGCAAGTTGAACGAGAAAGCCAAGGCTGTCGTCTTGCTGATGCGCCTAAACCCGGAAGACCTCAACCCTTCCAAGGGTCGCGAAGACTGGGCCTACAACGGCATCGTCGCGTACTCCAAGATCTGCACCCACGTTGGTTGCCCTGTTGCCCTCTACGAGCAGCAGACTCACCACCTGCTCTGCCCCTGCCACCAGTCAACCTTTGACTTGACGCAGGAGTGCAAGGTCATCTTCGGCCCGGCCGTTCGCCCCTTGCCGCAGCTGCCCATCACCGTGGACAGCGAAGGCTACTTGGTTGCGCAGAGCGATTTCCACGAACCTGTTGGACCTAGCTTCTGGGAGCGTGGCTGA
- a CDS encoding Lrp/AsnC family transcriptional regulator: protein MITAFVLIKTDASRIPESAQEISEIAGISEVYSVTGEWDLIAIARVEKHEELADVIADKLSKVQSVVSTTTQISFRAYSQHDLDAAFALGFDH from the coding sequence GTGATCACCGCTTTTGTCCTGATCAAGACCGACGCTTCGCGGATCCCCGAATCCGCCCAAGAGATTTCTGAGATTGCCGGGATCAGCGAGGTTTACTCGGTGACCGGCGAATGGGACCTAATAGCCATTGCCCGTGTTGAAAAACATGAGGAACTCGCCGACGTGATCGCCGACAAGCTCTCCAAGGTCCAGTCAGTTGTTTCCACGACCACCCAGATTTCCTTCCGGGCCTATTCACAGCACGACTTGGATGCCGCGTTCGCACTCGGTTTCGACCACTGA
- a CDS encoding DUF3054 domain-containing protein, whose product MTLTTSRPTPLLISYAVAVDALLVVAFAASGRSSHAESLSIAGVFSTAWPFLAALAIGWLVTRNWLQPVRLWPNGVCIWLITLSGGMALRILSGGTAAFAFVVVATLVLALFLLGHRAIAASVLRRTSKR is encoded by the coding sequence GTGACTCTCACTACCTCGCGCCCCACGCCCTTGCTGATCTCCTATGCCGTCGCCGTTGACGCCCTGCTGGTGGTGGCATTCGCCGCATCCGGGAGAAGCTCCCATGCGGAATCCTTGAGTATCGCAGGGGTGTTCAGTACTGCCTGGCCGTTCCTGGCTGCCCTGGCCATTGGCTGGCTGGTGACCCGCAATTGGCTCCAACCAGTGCGTTTGTGGCCCAACGGTGTCTGCATCTGGCTCATCACCCTCTCCGGCGGCATGGCCTTGCGAATCCTGTCCGGCGGCACGGCTGCCTTCGCGTTCGTCGTCGTTGCGACACTGGTGTTGGCCTTGTTCCTGCTCGGCCACCGGGCCATCGCGGCAAGCGTGTTGCGACGCACCAGCAAACGCTAA
- a CDS encoding cytochrome b: MSSTTQETFEPKTATGRITNFVDERVGGSGILREFGRKVFPDHWSFMFGEVALYTFVILLLSGTFLTFFFDPSMAETHYNGSFVPLKGVEMSVAYSSSLNISFDIRGGLFMRQVHHWSALLFVAAVSVHMLRVFFTGAFRRPRELNWVVGGVLLILSMAAGFTGYSLPDDLLSGNGLRIIDGVIKSIPIVGTYISFFLFGGEFPGTAIVGRLYMMHIMLVPALILLMVAIHLFMVVIHKHTQYPGPGRNDRNVVGYPLGPVYAAKAGGFFFIVFGIIALVAATFTINPIWNYGPYDPSPVSAGTQPDWYIGWVDGALRLMPGWLFNIPMEWHIPFPWGVNTLSFNVLGPALIPAGIVFTALFAYPWIERWITRDNREHHVLDRPRNVPTRTAIGVAGFIFYCVMWAAASSDLIATHFQVALNDVTYWLRALFFIGPILGFIVAKRVALALQRKDREIALHGRETGRIVRLPHGEFQEMHAQLDDYKRYKLVGFESHLPEDGIPNENGIVTKTEKRRALLSHVFFEDRVAPATPSEFAAAHGHHEAIEPSEESRQVEH; this comes from the coding sequence ATGTCCAGTACAACTCAAGAGACCTTCGAGCCCAAGACAGCCACAGGACGTATCACCAACTTTGTTGATGAGCGTGTGGGCGGTTCGGGCATCCTTCGTGAATTTGGCCGGAAGGTTTTCCCCGACCACTGGTCCTTCATGTTCGGTGAAGTGGCGCTGTATACATTTGTCATCTTGCTCCTCTCCGGAACATTCCTGACATTCTTCTTTGACCCGTCCATGGCTGAGACACACTACAACGGCTCCTTTGTGCCCCTCAAGGGCGTTGAAATGTCGGTTGCCTACAGCTCCTCGCTTAACATCTCCTTTGACATCCGCGGCGGCTTGTTCATGCGCCAGGTACACCACTGGTCAGCCCTGTTGTTTGTGGCCGCTGTTTCGGTACACATGCTCCGTGTGTTCTTTACCGGGGCCTTCCGCAGGCCCCGCGAACTGAACTGGGTTGTTGGCGGCGTATTGCTGATCCTGTCGATGGCTGCCGGCTTCACCGGTTACTCCCTCCCCGATGATTTGCTTTCCGGCAACGGCTTGCGCATCATCGACGGCGTGATCAAGTCCATCCCGATTGTTGGCACGTACATCTCCTTCTTCTTGTTCGGCGGTGAATTCCCCGGCACAGCCATTGTGGGACGCCTCTACATGATGCACATTATGCTGGTACCGGCCTTGATCCTGTTGATGGTTGCCATTCACTTGTTCATGGTCGTCATCCACAAGCACACGCAGTACCCTGGCCCGGGACGCAACGACCGTAACGTGGTCGGCTACCCGCTCGGCCCGGTTTACGCGGCCAAGGCCGGTGGATTCTTCTTCATCGTGTTCGGCATCATCGCCTTAGTCGCCGCAACGTTTACCATCAACCCCATCTGGAACTACGGTCCCTATGACCCCTCCCCCGTCTCGGCAGGCACCCAGCCTGACTGGTACATCGGCTGGGTCGATGGCGCCTTGCGCCTGATGCCAGGATGGTTGTTCAACATCCCGATGGAATGGCACATTCCGTTCCCGTGGGGCGTGAATACCTTGTCTTTCAACGTTCTTGGCCCGGCTTTGATCCCTGCAGGCATCGTCTTCACCGCACTGTTCGCCTACCCGTGGATTGAGCGCTGGATAACCCGCGACAACCGTGAGCACCATGTGCTTGACCGCCCGCGCAACGTGCCTACACGTACGGCGATCGGTGTTGCAGGCTTCATCTTCTACTGCGTGATGTGGGCAGCGGCAAGTTCTGACTTGATCGCAACCCACTTCCAGGTCGCGCTGAATGACGTCACGTACTGGTTGCGTGCACTGTTCTTCATTGGCCCGATCCTTGGCTTCATCGTTGCCAAACGTGTTGCCTTGGCCTTGCAGCGCAAGGACCGCGAGATTGCCCTCCATGGCCGTGAGACCGGACGCATTGTCCGTCTTCCGCACGGTGAGTTCCAGGAGATGCACGCCCAGCTTGACGACTACAAGCGTTACAAGCTGGTCGGCTTCGAGTCCCACCTTCCGGAGGACGGCATTCCGAACGAGAACGGCATCGTCACCAAGACGGAGAAGCGCCGCGCACTGCTGAGTCATGTGTTCTTCGAGGACCGCGTGGCACCTGCCACACCGTCCGAGTTTGCTGCCGCCCACGGACATCATGAGGCCATCGAGCCAAGTGAAGAGTCCAGGCAAGTTGAGCACTAA
- a CDS encoding cytochrome c oxidase subunit 3 — translation MTTATHAPSTPAHPTLNRPNMVSVGTVVWLSSELMFFAGLFAMYFTLRSTTGGMWAEETAKLNFPFALVNTLILVSSSFSCQMGVFAAENLQPRRTGRLFQFSRWGMTEWFLLTFVLGAIFVSGQSTEYAMLTSEHVTLNSNAYGSAFYMTTGFHGLHVIGGLIAFLLIIGRAYAAKKFGHFEATSAIVTSYYWHFVDVVWIGLFLVIYVLK, via the coding sequence GTGACAACTGCGACCCATGCCCCCAGTACCCCGGCGCATCCGACGCTGAATCGACCGAACATGGTTTCTGTAGGAACCGTAGTTTGGTTGTCCAGTGAACTGATGTTCTTTGCCGGCCTTTTTGCCATGTACTTCACGCTGCGTTCCACCACTGGTGGAATGTGGGCGGAAGAAACGGCCAAGCTGAACTTCCCGTTCGCCTTGGTGAACACGCTCATTCTGGTTTCCAGCTCATTCAGCTGCCAGATGGGTGTATTCGCTGCGGAGAACCTTCAGCCGCGCCGCACCGGCCGCCTCTTCCAGTTCTCCCGTTGGGGAATGACGGAGTGGTTCTTGCTGACCTTCGTTCTTGGTGCCATCTTCGTATCCGGTCAGTCGACCGAGTACGCCATGCTGACCTCCGAGCACGTAACCCTTAATTCCAACGCCTATGGTTCCGCGTTCTACATGACAACAGGCTTCCACGGCCTGCACGTCATTGGCGGACTTATTGCATTCCTGCTCATTATTGGCCGCGCCTACGCTGCGAAAAAGTTTGGACACTTTGAAGCAACCAGCGCGATCGTCACCTCGTACTACTGGCACTTTGTGGATGTTGTGTGGATCGGCCTCTTCTTGGTCATCTACGTCCTGAAGTAG
- a CDS encoding VOC family protein yields MGGIGTCLWFNGQAEEAANFYVHLFENSRITDVSRGGGDGPGIPGDVLTIAFELDGRAFRGLNGGPEFTFSEAISFELFFEDQEELDSKWKALTSDGGQEGQCGWLKDRFGVSWQLIPQMLPTVLNSPDPAASQRALQAMLGMKKLDIAALQAAYDGDAPPKR; encoded by the coding sequence ATGGGTGGGATTGGCACGTGTCTGTGGTTCAACGGGCAGGCGGAAGAGGCAGCCAATTTCTATGTGCACCTTTTTGAGAATTCTCGTATTACCGATGTCTCCAGAGGGGGTGGAGACGGCCCCGGCATACCCGGGGACGTCCTGACGATCGCCTTTGAACTGGACGGTAGGGCTTTCCGCGGCCTGAACGGTGGCCCGGAGTTTACGTTCAGTGAGGCGATCTCCTTCGAATTGTTCTTCGAGGACCAGGAAGAGCTCGACTCCAAGTGGAAGGCCTTGACGTCCGACGGTGGTCAGGAGGGCCAATGCGGTTGGCTCAAGGACAGGTTTGGGGTGTCGTGGCAGCTGATTCCCCAGATGCTGCCCACAGTCCTCAACAGTCCCGACCCTGCGGCCAGCCAACGCGCGTTGCAGGCGATGCTGGGCATGAAAAAACTGGACATCGCCGCACTCCAGGCCGCCTACGACGGGGATGCCCCCCCCAAACGGTGA
- a CDS encoding c-type cytochrome encodes MKALSQKRRHPLAALALLVLGLMLTGGLYAVVTTVNEAKADTTTFTAQQVEEGEKLFVANCATCHGVGASGTDAGPSLAGVGAAAVDFQVGTGRMPMQMQGPQARQKPKQFNADQTRELSAYVATLGDGPALPEEQFIDGKGNAAAGGELFRVNCAMCHNAAAAGGALTRGKFAPALAGVSNSHMYSAMVTGPQNMPVFNDANISPEGKRDIITFLNTIENQGSPGGAKLGSLGPVSEGLFLWTAVMGVVIGFTIWLTSRPS; translated from the coding sequence GTGAAGGCACTCTCGCAGAAGCGACGTCATCCGTTGGCTGCACTAGCATTGCTAGTGCTGGGGCTCATGCTGACAGGTGGGCTATACGCCGTTGTCACAACCGTGAATGAAGCCAAAGCCGATACCACCACCTTTACCGCGCAGCAGGTTGAAGAAGGCGAGAAGCTCTTCGTTGCCAACTGCGCCACCTGCCATGGCGTCGGCGCCAGTGGCACGGACGCGGGACCGTCCCTTGCAGGCGTAGGCGCTGCCGCCGTCGACTTTCAGGTCGGCACTGGCCGCATGCCCATGCAGATGCAGGGACCCCAGGCTCGGCAAAAGCCCAAGCAGTTCAACGCCGATCAGACCCGTGAGCTGTCTGCATACGTAGCCACTCTCGGCGACGGCCCGGCCTTGCCGGAAGAGCAGTTCATTGACGGCAAGGGCAACGCGGCCGCTGGCGGGGAACTATTCCGCGTCAACTGCGCCATGTGCCACAACGCTGCTGCCGCTGGCGGCGCCCTGACCCGAGGCAAATTCGCACCCGCCCTAGCAGGGGTGTCCAACAGCCACATGTACAGCGCTATGGTCACCGGACCCCAGAACATGCCTGTCTTCAATGATGCCAACATCTCCCCGGAGGGCAAGCGCGACATCATCACGTTCTTGAACACCATTGAAAACCAAGGCTCCCCCGGCGGAGCCAAGCTCGGCTCACTCGGCCCTGTCTCCGAAGGACTTTTCCTTTGGACGGCCGTCATGGGTGTCGTCATCGGATTCACCATCTGGTTGACATCACGCCCGTCATAG
- a CDS encoding cytochrome c oxidase subunit 4 — MKVEAWLFILVGLFFIPVATVYGFMVAWNEPVGFLAMYLLAGLCLMVGVYLYYTGNRVGPRPEDRVDAEVHEGSGEQGHFSPWSWWPLVLGLACASGFLGLAVGWWVLFFGAGLAVIALVGWVYEYSRGDHAH, encoded by the coding sequence ATGAAGGTTGAAGCCTGGCTTTTCATCTTGGTAGGTCTGTTCTTCATCCCGGTAGCCACCGTTTACGGGTTTATGGTTGCGTGGAATGAGCCTGTTGGTTTCTTGGCCATGTACTTGTTGGCGGGTTTGTGCCTCATGGTTGGCGTGTACCTGTACTACACGGGTAATCGGGTGGGGCCGCGTCCCGAAGATCGCGTCGACGCAGAGGTCCACGAAGGGTCCGGCGAGCAGGGGCACTTCAGTCCCTGGAGCTGGTGGCCGCTAGTTTTGGGTTTGGCCTGTGCCTCCGGGTTCCTTGGCTTGGCCGTTGGCTGGTGGGTCCTGTTCTTCGGGGCAGGGCTGGCAGTTATTGCCTTGGTCGGCTGGGTTTATGAATACAGCCGTGGCGACCACGCACACTAG
- the ctaD gene encoding cytochrome c oxidase subunit I, whose translation MSTLEYSATEINAVAPKVVPVSKGRIVVNWITSTDHKTIGYMYLIASFIFFCLGGVMALIIRAELFEPGMQILQTKDQYNQLFTMHGTIMLLMFATPLFAGFANVIMPLQIGAPDVAFPRLNALAFWFFLFGSTIAVSGFITPQGAAAFGWFAYAPLSNTTFSPGIGGDLWVFGLALSGFGTILGAVNFITTIICLRAPGMTMWRMPIFTWNTLVTAILILMAFPPLAAALFALGADRRFGAHIFDAESGGAILWQHLFWFFGHPEVYIIALPFFGIVSEIFPVFSRKPIFGYKGLVFATIAIAALSVTVWAHHMYVTGQVMLPFFSFMTMLIAVPTGVKFFNWIGTMWRGSLTFETPMLWSLGFIVTFLFGGLTGIILASPPLDFHVSDTYFVVAHFHYVVFGTVVFAMFAGFYFWWPKFTGRMLNERLGKIHFWMLFLGFHGTFLIQHWLGVLGMPRRYADYMVEDNFTWMNQFSTISSFVLGASMIPWFWNVYITWRSGKKVEVDDPWGFGASLEWATSCPPPRHNFTSLPRIRSERPALDLHHPELAPHYQPVPAGASSNGASK comes from the coding sequence GTGTCTACACTCGAGTACTCGGCAACCGAAATCAATGCGGTTGCACCTAAGGTGGTACCAGTATCTAAGGGACGTATCGTCGTCAACTGGATCACCTCCACAGACCATAAAACGATCGGGTACATGTACCTGATCGCATCATTCATCTTCTTCTGTCTTGGTGGCGTCATGGCGCTCATCATTCGTGCGGAGCTGTTTGAGCCCGGTATGCAGATCCTGCAGACCAAAGACCAGTACAACCAGTTGTTTACAATGCACGGCACCATCATGTTGCTGATGTTTGCCACGCCGCTGTTTGCAGGTTTCGCCAACGTCATCATGCCTTTGCAAATTGGTGCTCCCGACGTAGCTTTCCCGCGTTTGAACGCCCTGGCGTTCTGGTTCTTCCTCTTTGGTAGCACCATTGCGGTTTCCGGCTTCATCACCCCCCAGGGTGCAGCTGCCTTCGGCTGGTTCGCCTACGCGCCTCTGTCCAACACCACGTTCAGCCCCGGAATCGGTGGCGACTTGTGGGTGTTTGGTTTGGCGTTGTCAGGTTTCGGAACCATTTTGGGTGCCGTCAACTTCATCACCACCATCATTTGCCTGCGTGCTCCCGGCATGACGATGTGGCGCATGCCCATCTTCACCTGGAACACGCTTGTCACGGCTATCTTGATCCTCATGGCATTCCCCCCGCTGGCAGCAGCCTTGTTCGCACTGGGTGCCGACCGCCGGTTTGGGGCGCATATCTTTGATGCCGAAAGCGGTGGTGCAATTCTATGGCAGCACTTGTTCTGGTTCTTCGGGCACCCCGAGGTGTACATCATTGCGCTACCGTTCTTCGGGATCGTCTCTGAGATCTTCCCGGTCTTTAGCCGAAAGCCGATCTTCGGTTATAAGGGTCTGGTCTTCGCCACCATTGCCATTGCTGCCCTTTCGGTTACAGTGTGGGCCCACCACATGTACGTCACCGGCCAGGTCATGCTGCCGTTCTTCTCCTTTATGACCATGCTGATCGCTGTTCCAACTGGTGTGAAGTTCTTCAACTGGATAGGAACCATGTGGCGAGGGTCACTGACCTTTGAAACTCCCATGTTGTGGAGCCTGGGCTTCATTGTGACGTTCTTGTTCGGTGGCCTCACCGGCATCATCTTGGCTTCACCGCCGTTGGATTTCCACGTCTCGGACACCTACTTCGTTGTGGCCCACTTCCACTATGTGGTCTTTGGCACGGTGGTGTTTGCCATGTTCGCCGGCTTCTACTTCTGGTGGCCCAAGTTCACCGGTCGCATGCTGAACGAGCGTTTGGGCAAGATTCACTTCTGGATGTTGTTCCTTGGTTTCCACGGCACGTTCTTGATCCAGCACTGGTTGGGTGTGTTGGGCATGCCTCGTCGTTACGCCGACTACATGGTTGAAGACAACTTCACCTGGATGAACCAGTTTTCCACGATTTCCTCGTTCGTGCTTGGAGCCTCAATGATTCCTTGGTTCTGGAACGTGTACATCACCTGGCGCAGTGGCAAAAAGGTCGAAGTTGATGACCCGTGGGGCTTTGGAGCCTCGCTGGAATGGGCAACCTCCTGCCCGCCGCCGCGTCACAACTTCACCTCACTGCCACGTATTCGTTCGGAGCGGCCGGCCTTGGATCTGCACCACCCCGAGCTGGCACCGCATTACCAGCCTGTCCCGGCTGGTGCCTCGTCGAATGGAGCAAGCAAATGA
- a CDS encoding copper homeostasis protein CutC, which yields MQLEIAVQDVPGANLAALYGADRIELCCALQMGGLTPSQGLLNSVHQAQPGLPIHVLIRPRPGDYVYDQATVELMKAEIAACRDGGATGVVIGALTAAGAIDVPAVKALIAAAQGLHITFHRAIDHLDDASAVAAVGLLAELGVHRILTSGGASRAGDGTKRLAAMAAAGGQRLAIMAGGGVETSDFPTFHKLGIENVHLSAKRVINHIQGAPVTSAAQAEDTSYYATDEDIVSLAASAVGALG from the coding sequence ATGCAGCTGGAGATCGCCGTCCAAGACGTTCCCGGAGCGAACCTGGCGGCCCTCTACGGGGCGGACAGGATCGAACTTTGCTGCGCCTTGCAGATGGGAGGTTTGACACCGTCCCAGGGCCTGTTGAACTCGGTTCACCAAGCCCAACCTGGCCTTCCCATTCACGTGCTCATTCGCCCCCGCCCTGGCGACTATGTCTATGACCAGGCCACGGTTGAGCTGATGAAAGCGGAAATTGCCGCCTGCCGCGACGGCGGCGCCACCGGCGTCGTCATCGGTGCGCTGACTGCTGCCGGCGCCATCGATGTCCCGGCCGTGAAGGCCTTGATCGCGGCCGCACAGGGCCTGCACATCACCTTCCACCGCGCCATCGACCACCTCGATGACGCCTCCGCGGTCGCCGCCGTTGGCCTGCTCGCCGAGCTGGGCGTCCACCGCATCCTGACTTCCGGGGGCGCTTCACGCGCTGGTGATGGCACCAAGCGCCTGGCTGCGATGGCCGCGGCCGGTGGCCAAAGGCTGGCCATCATGGCAGGTGGCGGCGTGGAGACCTCGGATTTCCCCACATTTCACAAACTGGGAATCGAGAACGTCCACCTGTCAGCCAAACGGGTCATCAACCATATCCAGGGGGCGCCCGTCACCTCCGCAGCCCAAGCCGAGGACACCAGCTACTACGCCACGGACGAGGACATTGTCTCCCTCGCGGCGTCGGCGGTCGGCGCATTGGGCTAG
- the trpD gene encoding anthranilate phosphoribosyltransferase, translating into MAREDLSAGQTEWAMNAIMAGNANDVQIAGFLVALRAKGETVAEVAGLVEAMLANARPLAVDADALDIVGTGGDRLNTVNISTMAALVCAGAGATVVKHGNRASSSAAGSADVLEALGVRLDMPLDLVARSATEVGITFCFANYFHPSMRHAAVARRQLGVPTAFNLLGPLTNPARVAASAIGVADARLAPLVAGVLAARGVRALVFRGSDGLDELTTTGPSTVWEVRDGQVTESTFDPLDVGIARARIEDLRGENAQYNADVVRGILDGERSPVRDAVVLNAAAGLVAYDPTASGSLEERIRFAAARAEAAIDSGAAANVLKNWMALSAGDL; encoded by the coding sequence ATGGCTCGTGAAGATCTTTCCGCCGGGCAAACGGAATGGGCCATGAACGCCATCATGGCTGGGAACGCCAACGATGTGCAGATCGCAGGATTTCTTGTTGCGCTTCGGGCCAAGGGTGAGACGGTTGCGGAGGTAGCGGGCCTGGTTGAGGCCATGCTTGCCAATGCTCGGCCCCTAGCAGTTGACGCCGATGCGCTGGACATTGTCGGTACGGGCGGGGACCGCCTGAACACGGTGAATATTTCCACCATGGCCGCCCTGGTCTGCGCGGGAGCGGGCGCCACGGTGGTCAAGCACGGCAACCGTGCTTCCTCCTCCGCGGCGGGATCCGCCGACGTGCTTGAGGCGTTGGGGGTCCGTCTGGACATGCCCCTTGACCTCGTGGCACGTTCTGCCACAGAAGTGGGCATCACATTTTGCTTCGCCAACTACTTCCACCCGTCCATGCGCCACGCAGCTGTTGCCAGGCGTCAGCTGGGTGTCCCCACCGCCTTCAACCTGCTGGGGCCGCTGACCAACCCGGCCCGGGTGGCCGCGTCGGCCATCGGTGTCGCCGACGCGCGCCTGGCACCCCTGGTGGCAGGAGTGCTGGCCGCCCGAGGAGTGCGGGCCTTGGTGTTCCGCGGCAGCGACGGCCTTGATGAACTCACGACGACGGGTCCCTCCACGGTGTGGGAGGTCCGGGACGGCCAGGTCACAGAGTCCACGTTCGACCCGTTGGACGTTGGCATTGCCCGTGCGAGGATCGAGGACCTGCGCGGCGAGAATGCACAGTACAACGCCGACGTCGTGCGAGGAATCCTTGACGGTGAACGCTCTCCGGTTCGCGACGCCGTCGTCCTGAACGCCGCGGCCGGACTGGTGGCCTACGACCCTACGGCTTCCGGGTCGCTGGAGGAGCGCATACGCTTCGCGGCGGCGCGTGCCGAGGCTGCCATTGACAGCGGTGCCGCTGCCAATGTGCTCAAGAACTGGATGGCGCTCTCAGCCGGGGACCTCTAG
- a CDS encoding HPr family phosphocarrier protein → MYTRKATIAASVGLHARPAAVFVRAVNKTGLPITLAKAGLAPVDGRSLLEVMSADFACGCEVEIAVAAGSHDDSHVRRAIDQLAQLLLTDLTDPA, encoded by the coding sequence ATGTACACCCGGAAAGCCACCATAGCGGCCAGCGTAGGCTTACACGCCAGGCCCGCTGCGGTCTTTGTCCGTGCCGTCAACAAGACCGGGCTGCCCATCACCCTCGCCAAGGCCGGACTGGCGCCGGTGGACGGCCGCTCACTTTTGGAAGTTATGAGCGCTGACTTCGCTTGTGGCTGCGAGGTGGAGATCGCCGTGGCAGCTGGCAGTCACGACGACTCGCACGTACGCCGCGCCATTGACCAGTTGGCACAGTTGCTCCTGACAGACCTCACGGACCCCGCATAA
- a CDS encoding GntR family transcriptional regulator, which yields MGYLVPPANNVAGSLERTSGISVHIQLRELLRNYITENAKAGSQLPSERDLAEHFHVARMTVRHAIEALVDEELLERVIGVGTFVSHKKLDVQVKLTSYSEEMQRRGMRPAAKTLSFEQIPATARLARELQMEEGQAVIRFRRLLLADDEPMSVDENFIPAWRVPGILDHGPPTSLYNLLSERYGLLIEWGEDIVEANAATPSIARLLKVDVGAPVLRMERHAFVSRSTVDYSVSFYRADRYKLRVPLQRPGVRTRRTY from the coding sequence ATGGGCTATCTAGTACCGCCGGCGAACAATGTGGCCGGCAGTCTTGAACGGACATCCGGCATATCTGTGCACATCCAATTGCGTGAGTTGCTGCGCAACTACATCACAGAGAACGCCAAGGCCGGCAGCCAGTTGCCGTCCGAACGTGATCTTGCCGAACACTTCCACGTGGCCCGGATGACCGTGCGCCATGCCATTGAGGCCCTGGTTGATGAGGAGTTGCTGGAACGGGTCATTGGTGTCGGCACTTTTGTCTCCCACAAAAAGCTCGACGTGCAAGTGAAGTTGACCTCCTACTCGGAGGAGATGCAGCGACGGGGCATGCGCCCGGCGGCTAAGACCCTCTCCTTTGAACAGATACCGGCAACTGCCCGGCTGGCACGGGAACTGCAGATGGAGGAGGGCCAGGCGGTGATCAGATTTCGACGGCTGTTGTTGGCCGACGATGAACCTATGAGCGTGGATGAGAACTTCATCCCCGCCTGGCGCGTGCCTGGCATCCTGGACCATGGGCCACCCACCTCCTTGTACAACCTCCTCAGTGAGCGCTATGGCCTGCTCATCGAGTGGGGCGAGGACATTGTGGAGGCCAACGCTGCCACTCCCTCCATTGCCCGGCTGTTAAAGGTCGACGTCGGCGCCCCGGTCCTGCGCATGGAGAGGCACGCGTTCGTTTCCCGATCCACTGTTGACTACTCGGTGTCGTTCTACCGCGCCGACCGTTACAAGCTGCGGGTGCCCCTCCAGCGGCCCGGGGTGCGCACTAGACGCACTTACTAG